Part of the Gammaproteobacteria bacterium genome, GCGGCTAACAATATAAAGAAAACCCTCCTCGTCTATTTTCGCCAAGTCTCCGGTCCATAAGAGGCCATCGCGCAGCACAACGGATGTTTTATCAGGATTATTCCAATACCCACTCATAATGTTTTTTCCTGCCGCGACAATCTCGCCCACCTCACCGACTGCCACCGGTGTTCCATCATCTTTCAACACCTTTAGTTCAACACCGGGGATCGCCTTGCCAATAGAACCGGCTTTGCGAAAGAAGTCTGCGGGATCAAGGTAAGAGAGCCGTGCAGATGCTTCTGTCTGACCGTACATAATATAGACATCCGTATTCGGCAAAATACTCTTCACCTCTTTGGCCAGAGCCGGCGCCATTGCACCTCCAGCCTGGCAAATATAACGAAGGGATGGAAATTCATACTGCCTTATTGCTGAACGGTTGATGAAAATAGCAAAGGTTGATGGCACACCAGAAAAGCCCGTCACTTGCTCCTCTTTCATCATTTTCAAAATTACATTTGGGTAGATAAAGCTTTGATTAACCACCAGAGAACCACCCACACAAAAATGAGTCAGTAGTAGAGAGTTACCATAGGAGTAAAAAAATGGCAGCACTGCCATCGCCTTATCACGTTCGGTCAACTGCAGATACTCAACAATTGACCGGGTATTTTCCACTAAATTAGCGTGGCTCAGCATCACCCCGTTAGGGTCACCAGTCGTACCAGACGTGTAAATAATTTGAGCTAAATCAGATGGTTGGATCGATATATCTAATACAACAGGATTTTCATTATTCTCTGACAACTCCTCAAAGCTATCGCACTGAATCGACAGCTCTCCCAACACCTCTTTATCGTGGCAACTTAATAGCAAGCCTTTCAAGGTGGTGGTGCCCTTTAACAGTGGCTTAAAATACTTAATAAAAGGCACGTCAGATAATACACATGATGCACCGCAATTTTTCACTTGATAGGCGACAGCATCAACAGACGTTTGGCTATTCATCGCAACAACAACACCACCGGCTATCAATACACCAAAATAGTAAGTAATGTAGTTAACGGGCTTATCTTCCAGGATAATTACCCTGTCACCCAAAACCACGCCCTTGCGATACAGCCAGCTCGCAACAATTAAAGCATCCCTCAACAACTCGGCATACGTTACCCGTCGGCCGGTTTCGATCACGGCCTCTTTTTCAGGGAAACTAGCCACAGACTGGATCAAAAAGTCATGAATGAGCATAAAGCACCTTTATATCTATCCCAAGTAATTCCTAAATTGCACACAATTTCACTTACCTATTGATTACACAGGAAATATCCGAGCTATGTTTTCAAAGAAATTACCTCACCGTAAAGCAACACAACCAGTATGTATATGTAATTCGCCTGAAAGACAGGATAATCGGGCTTAAAAGCCTACAGAAGATTCTATACTCCATCGCCTTTCGAGCATAGAAGGCCCACACGCCAATAGGCAGAAGAAAGGAGGTGCGCTATTTTTTCAGCAGTCTCAACACAAACAACCCCAGTAAAATCGAGCACGCGGTTTGGTGCACTAGGCCATTGAGAACAACTTACACTGGGTACTCGATGTTGCTTTTGATGTAGACAGCAACGGAACACGCAAAGGCGATAGTGCATCGTCCTTGACCGTTTCATAACCCATAGACTTCACTCTACCTCTGCTTGATACCATCACAAGAGTATCGAGCAGGCATAAAAAAAGGCGACCATGCGGTCACCTTTAGTACAACTACCACTCCAAACCGGACATCCTGTCCGTAGCACCTCCTAGTGCAACGTTCATCCCTCTGTATATCCTTATGGTTCTTCCTTGAAAACTCCCTTGTATCGCCTCTTCCGACATTAAACATAACAAGGTTGCGGCCAAA contains:
- a CDS encoding acyl--CoA ligase, producing MLIHDFLIQSVASFPEKEAVIETGRRVTYAELLRDALIVASWLYRKGVVLGDRVIILEDKPVNYITYYFGVLIAGGVVVAMNSQTSVDAVAYQVKNCGASCVLSDVPFIKYFKPLLKGTTTLKGLLLSCHDKEVLGELSIQCDSFEELSENNENPVVLDISIQPSDLAQIIYTSGTTGDPNGVMLSHANLVENTRSIVEYLQLTERDKAMAVLPFFYSYGNSLLLTHFCVGGSLVVNQSFIYPNVILKMMKEEQVTGFSGVPSTFAIFINRSAIRQYEFPSLRYICQAGGAMAPALAKEVKSILPNTDVYIMYGQTEASARLSYLDPADFFRKAGSIGKAIPGVELKVLKDDGTPVAVGEVGEIVAAGKNIMSGYWNNPDKTSVVLRDGLLWTGDLAKIDEEGFLYIVSRKSDMIKSGAHRIGPKEIEEVIHELPGVHEVAVIGMPDSILGESILACIVLADQGGCSDREVKRYCREKLPPYKLPKEVIFVDELPKTASGKIRKKVLKEQLLAASQQSS